The nucleotide window CCTTCCGCAGTGGGTGGCGCAGGGCCGCGTGGCAGGTGCCAACTCGCAGGCGCTGTCGCCCGACAAGCCCAAACTCACGCGTGCACAGCGCATCGCGACCACCGTAGGCACGTCGCTGGGTATCGGCGCCATTCTCACCGGACTTCTCGCCGCGTGGCAGGTTTGGGACGGACGCAGCCAGGGCAACACGCAGGAGATGACGAGTTTTGGCGGTGAAGCGCGTGCACTGATGAGCGACCTCAACTCGGACTCCCGCAAGGCCAAGGGCTACGACCGCGAACTCGACGCACGCGTCAACCTGCTCACCAACATGGCCAACAACATGTCGGTCAGCGATGAGCAACGACGCGTACTCAGCGATATCGCTGCCATGTTGCAGGATCTTTGCCCCAGCAAGGACGAAGATCTGAAAGATTCATGCAGCGCAAACCTCGCAAGCCTGCAGGGCGCCGGTGCCACCGACATGCATTTTGAGCAGTCGCATGCGGATTACCGCGCGTTCGCGCTCAAGTCACCGCCAAAGATGCCGGCGACCGCCGTCACCCAGAGCCAGGACGCCGAGGAAGCCAGAAAGCTTGCGGCCCAGGACAAGCAGGCGCAGCAGTCGCTGGCCGCCGCCAAAGCCGTGGAGCAGGCGGCCAGGGAGAAGCTCGCCATGGTCGAACGCCATGCCGAAGTCCTCAGGCAAAGCCAGGCCGAGGCGCGCGCGCCGGCGTCGGTCGGGTACGTCGAAGCCGCAGGTTCGGCGCCGCCACCTCCGTCACCGCCGCCACCCCCGGTTGCCGCCGCTCCCGCGCCCGCGCCCGTTACCGCGGCCGCACCGGCTACCCCGTCAGCGCCTGACGTCGATACGGAGGCGGCCAGACGCGCCGTGGAGCAAGCCACGCGGGCCGTCGACATCGCCAGCAAGAAGGCGCAGGCCACCAGCGAGCTGGCGGAGACAGCGTCACAGAAGGCACACCGGACCGGGATCACGGCAGATGCGCGCGATGCCTTCAATGCGGCGATCACCGCGTGCAGCGGCTCCTCTCGCACCTACATCCTCTACACCCAGATCTATGACGAAGCACAGCGCGCCGATGCCGGTGCATTGATCCAGAATGTCAGCGCCATCGGCATCAGCACGCCGGGCATCGAGAACGTGACGGAAACCGCCAAGCGCAACGGCCGCACGGCGCCGGGGCGCTGGACGCAGGCGACCTTGCTCTACCGCGCAGGCAGCGCCGACTGCGCCAACAGGCTGGTCGACTATCTTGGCAAAGCCTACGACGGACTCGGCCCCTTCAAGGCTTATCCGATGCCCGCAAGAATGGGCGGCGCTGCGAACGTCATGGAGTTGTGGTTGCCGGCGAAGTCCACGAATCCCTCCCCCGCCAACTAGCGGGGGATCCGCTCACGCAGCGCGGCGCGCCTCGTAGGCCTTGAGGTGTGCGAAGGCCAACCGGAGCATCGTCAGGTCACCGGCATCCTTGCCGCGCGCAATCATGTCGCCGACGACGTGATCGGCTTCCACCGGGCTGCCCTGCTCCAGGTCGCGCATCATCGATGCGCTCAGCGAAGAACCCTGCTCGGTCAGTACACCCTTCGCACGCTCCATCACCACTTCACTCGGTGCGTGGCCGTTGGCCGAGGCCACCGCATACGCGTTATCCAGCATGCCCAGCGTTGCGTCCAGGCCACCGGGCGCGGCCATGATGTTGCCGACCGGCGCACGCATCAGGCAGGTGATCGCCGCGAGTGACGCCAGGAAAACCCACTTGTCCCACATGTCCTGCACGATGTTGGCGCTATGGCGAAGATCGAAGGTCGCGTCGGAAAGCGCGTCCGCGATGCGCTCGGACCGTTGCGTCCGACTGCCGTCACGCTCGCCGAAGGTGATGCTGTGGTTGGTGTTGAGATGGCGCACGATGCCCTGCGCGTCGACGGTCGCCGCGATGATGCACTGGCCGCCCAGTACGCGCTCGGCGCCGAAGCGGGCATCCAGCAGGTCCAGGTGACGCATGCCGTTGAGCACGGGAAGGATGACGGTCTGCGGACCCACGGCCGGCGCGATGTCTTCCATCACCTGCGGCAGGTGGTAGGCCTTGCAGCTCAGCAGGATCAGGTCGTACGGCCCGTCGATCTGGCTGGCCTGCACGAGCGGCGGTGAGGGAAAGCTCGCATCGCCCGCCGGACTCCTGATCTGCAGGCCATGTTCGGCGATCTGCCTCGCGCGCCCCGGGCGCACCAGGAACGTGACGTCGCGACCCGCCTCCAGCAGACGCCCGCCGAAGTAACCGCCGGTGGCACCTGCACCCACGACAAGTATGCGCATTCGACTCTCCTCGATCTCTTGAACACTCGACGGCAGGGCCGCCCGACCAGCCCCCGATCATGGCACCGACCGCAACCTCGGGCCACCGCACGGACCCAAGGTCGGGCCCGCCTTCACCAGGAAACGGCCCTGCGACGCCATCGGCGCCCTCCTTCGCAAATTCCTGGTCACACTTTTATTGCGAATCATTATCAATTGCTTTACCGTATGCGCCGTTCAGAAAGGCCTTACGCCCAGCCAGGCAACCGCCCGCAGCGGTTACCACCCACCGGGGCGCAAGGCGGGGACCCTCCCCTACACCCCTATGCGCGACGCCCCGGTGGCGCGCCCGCTATCCCTCTGCCCCAAGGAAGATCCATGTCCGCACGACCAGCCTTCATTACTTCGCAGGCTTCTTCTCCCAAGCGTTTGCTGGCTTCGGCCCTGGGCCTGGCGCTGCTCCCCGTCGCCGCCCACGCGACGAATGACGTCGCCACCGACAAGCCGCAGGAAGACCAGGTCAAGAAGCTCGAAGGCGTGAAGGTCGAGGCGACCACCATCACCTCGACGTCGCCCAAGTTCACCGCCCCGCTCCTGGATACCCCGCGCGCGGTCACGGTGATCCCGCAGTCGGTGATCCAGCAGACCGGTTCGACCTCGCTGGTCGAAGCCCTGCGCACGGTGCCGGGCATCACCTTCGGCGCTGGCGAAGGCGGCAATCCCAATGGCGACCGCCCCTTCATCCGCGGCTTCGATTCGCAGAGCTCGCTCTTTATCGACGGCGTGCGCAGCTCCGGTTCGCAGTCGCGCGAAGTGTTCGACATTGACCAGATCGAAGTGACCAAGGGCCCGAGTTCGGCCTACACGGGTCGCGGCTCGGTCGGCGGCAGCGTGAATCTCGTGACCAAGATGCCGAAGGCGCAGAACTTCGTTGCCGGCAGCGTGGGCGTGGGTACGGATGACTACCGTCGCGGCACGGTGGACTGGAACCAGTCGGTGAACGACAGCGTCGCTTTCCGCATCAATGCCATGGCGCACGAGAACGATATCCCCGGCCGCAACGGCCCGGACTTCAGCCGCTGGGGTTTCGCCCCGTCGGTGACGTTCGGCATGAACTCGGCCACCAGCGTCACGCTCAGCTACTACCACATGCAGAGCGACGACGAGCCCGATAGCGGCATCCCGTACAACAACCCGTTCGCTGCCACGAGCCCGTATGCCTACCTCAACGGCAACGGCGAGCCCATCAAGGTGCCGCGCGACACGTACTACGGCTGGAAGGCACGCGACTTCCAGAAGCAGAAGAACGACATCGGCACGATCCGCATCCAGCACGACTTCGGCAGCGGCTGGCTGCTGCGCAACAGCACCGTCTACGCCCGCAGCACCAACGATTACATCTGGACGCAGCCGGACGACAGCCAGGGCAACTTCCTGCTCAACGGCGGTGTCTGGCGCCGTAACAACAATCGCATCAGCGCGACCACGGCGATCACCAACCAGACCGACCTGACGGGCGAATTCCAGACCGGCTCGGTCAAGCACACCTTCGCCACGGGCGTGGAAATCAGCAACGAAAAGACCAATCGCACCAGCTACCTGGTCGACCCGGCCACCAGCGCGACGGACACGCACAACACCGGCTCGATCACGAACGGCGCCTGCAGCAGCAAGTACGGCATTGGCGCACCGTCGGGCTACTGGTGCACCAGCGTGATCAACCCGAACCCGAACGATCCGTTCTACGGCCAGATCATCGGCGGCCAGAATCCGAACCACATCTCCACCGATACGCGTTCGGTCTGGGCATTCGACACGGCCGAGCTGAGCGAACAGTGGCTGGTGAACCTGGGCGTGCGTTACGACAACTTCAGCACGCGCTCCACCGCCACCACCACGACCACCGGTGCCGTGGCCAAGGTCAGCAACGACTCCAGCTTCTGGAATTACCAGGCGGGCGTCGTCTACAAGCCTTCGAAGAACGGCAGCATCTACCTGTCGTACGGCACGTCGTCCAACCCGCCGGGCGTGGATGCCGGTGACGGTGCCGACGGCATCTCGGTGAGCAACGAAGACCTCAAGCCCGAGACCAGCAAGAACCTCGAGCTGGGTACGAAGTGGGATGTGCTGAACAACCGGGTCTCGCTGACTGCTGCCATCTTCCGCGTGGAGAAAAACAATGCCCGCGTCGCTACCACCGGCGTTCGCGGCGGCCCGATGGCCAACGTCGGCAAGCAGCGCGTCGACGGCATCGAGCTGGGCATCAGCGGCAACATCACCGAACAGTGGCAGGTCTTCGCCGGCTACACCTACCTCGACAGCGAGCTGGTGAAGGTGTCGGTCGCGTCGCCGGGCGATAAGGGCAACCAGTTCCCGAACACCCCGAAGAACAGCGCCACGCTGTGGACGACCTATGCGATCACGCCAGCCTTCACCATCGGCGGTGGCGCGTATTACATGGACAAGACCTTCGGCAATACCGCCAACACCAAGTGGGTGCCCGGCTACACGCGCTTCGACGCCATGGCTTCGTACGCGATCAACCGTCACTTCAACCTGCAGTTGAACGTGCAGAACCTCACCAACAAGTACTACTTTGACAAGGCCTACGCGTCCCATTACGCCACCGTGGCACCGGGTCGCTCGGCCATCCTGAGCGCGAACTTCAAGTTCTGATCGCTACAGGATATGCAGTATGCCGGCGCCGCCCTTCCGGGCGGCGTTCGGCCATCTGAAGAACCCAGGAGTTTCGCGATGCTGTTGCATATTTCCGACGTATTGAGTGCCGAACAGGTGCAGGCGTTTCGCCAGAAACTCGATGGTGCCGAGTGGGCCGACGGTCGCGTCACGGCGGGCTATCAGTCGGCCCAGGCCAAGGACAATGCGCAGCTCGATGAAAGTCATCCGGTCGCCAAAGAACTGGGGGCGCTCGTCACCGACGCGGTACTGCGCCACCCCACCTTCTTTGCCGGCGCCCTGCCCCGACACATCTATCCGCCCTTGTTCAATCGCTATAGCGGCGGACAGCAGTTCGGCTTTCATGTCGATAACGCCATTCGCTACGACCGCAGCCAACAGCCGGCGATGCCGATTCGCACGGACCTCTCGTGCACGCTGTTCCTGGCAGGTCCCGACGAATACGACGGCGGCGAACTGATCATCGAAGACAGCTTCGGCACCCATGCCGTCAAACTGCCGGCCGGCGACCTTATCCTGTATCCGGCCAGCAGCCTGCACAAAGTGGAACCCGTGACGCGTGGCGCGCGCGTGGCCTCGTTCTTCTGGATTCAAAGCCTGGTACGCGACGAGGGCCAGCGCCGCATCCTGTTCGATCTGGACGTCGCCATCCAGGGCCTCACGCAGACCGCTTCCACCGATCCCGACGCGCTCCTTCAACTGACAGGCGTGTACCACAACCTGTTGCGCCAATGGGGCGAAAGTTGAGCGAACCGACACCCGCCGAACTCGATACCGTCGAGATCAATCGACTGCTGGCGACGGATCCGGCGTCGGCAGCGCGCCTGCTCGAGGCTGCCGCGCGGCGTGATCGAGCCGACGCGCAGGCGTGGCTGGGCCAGATGTATCTGGACGGCCAGGGTCTGCAAAAGGATGCACAGGAAGCTGTTTACTGGTTCCAGCGCGCGGCGCATGCCGACGTGCCCATGGCGATGAACATGCTCGGGCGCTGCTACGAAAACGGATGGGGCACCACGCAGGACTTCGCACTGGCACTGGTGTGGTATCGACGGGCAGCCGCGCAGGATCTGGACTGGGCGATCTACAACCTGGCCCAGATGCATGCCAACGGACGAGCCGTCGACAAGGATCGCGCCGAAGCCTTCCGACTCTTCACGCAAGCCGCATCGATGGGGCATGCACGCGCGAAGCATTTCCTGGGCCAGTTCTACGAGCATGGCTGGGAAGTCGACGCCGATCCCGAACACGCGTTCCGCCTGTACCGCGAGTCGGCCGAGGGCGGCGATTATCGGGGCATGTGCAGCTGGGCATCCGTCCTGGCCGGCGCCGGTCGCGTCGAAGATGCCGCCGACCTGATTCGCCGCGCCGTACCGCTCGCACCCACTCACTACCTCGCGCCACTCGCTGCGCAACTTGATCAAGCCGCCTCGGCACCGCTGCGCGACACCGCCCGCTGGGTGCGTGAAGTCCTCGCGCAACGCTGAATTGCCAAGCCGTTCACGCTCTCTTCGCAATGGTTTGCGGACGTAAGAATTTGCCCTGACAAGCGGCAAAAAACGCCCGATGAGCGGCGCGCGCCGCACGCCAACTCGCTCCTAAGCTAAGCGCCAATTGATCGACACCGTTGCGCGTACGAAGGCTTTCATGACGCTGACGACGCGCCCGATCCATGCAGGGGCGACAGGGGCATGTTGGGGAAAACCATGCGCATGCAATCGCTGCAGCGAGGCGTCTCGCTGATCGAAGTGATGGTTGCCGTCATCGTCTTCAGCGTGGGCGTGCTCGGCATCGCCATGCTTCAGGCGAAAGGCTCGCAGTTCACCAAGCAATCGGGTGCGCGTACCGTCGCCATTCTGCAGGCACGCTCGCTGGCCGACGCCATGCGTGCGAATCCCGCCGGTGTGTGGGGTGTGGCGAGCCAGGACCTTATTTCTGGCAAGAACGGCGATCTGTCGGGAAGCTATTACTTGTATGACGGAACGACGGCACCCGATCCGACCACGTGCAATGGCGTCGCATCGTGCGTCGCGGCCAAGAGTGACCTCCTGAACTGGCTCGCCCAGCTCAACGCGGGCGCCATCAATGCCGGCTCCAACTCCTCGGTAGCGCAGGATTCGAACACCGGCACGCTGACGGTGAAGTCGAGCTGGAGCGACCTCACGCCCGGCTCGACGTCCACCAGCACCGAAAGCTATCAGTTCGACTTCCAGCCGTGAGGACACGCACCGTGCAACGTCGAAGCGGACTCTCGCAACGCGGCTTCTCCCTGGTGGAACTGGCCGTTGCCGTGCTTTTGGGCGCCATCGTGGTCGGCGGCCTCATCAATCTTTTCATCTCCAACCGCAAGGCCTACCAGGTTCAGTCAGGCAACAACTTCCTGCAGGAAAACCTGCGCATCGCCACCGACCGCATCGGCTGGTCGGTGCGTATGGCCGACTTCTGGGGCGGCAATCGATTCAACACCGTGACGACCAACAGCGGCACCACCGTCACCGCCAAGGGCAACTGCAACGGCGCCTGGGCCACCCTGGTCGATGCCACGCAAACCGGTGGCGGCGGTGTGTATGGCTATGACGGTGGCACCGCGTTTCCGATCGATGCTCCATGCATCGACGGCGACGCCAATTACGTCAAAGGCTCCGACGTGCTGGTGCTGCGCTACGCCGATTCCACTGAGTTGTCACCCGGTCCCGCCGATGCAACGACGCCTGCCGAGGCAAGCACCATCAAGAACAACGCCAAGGAAACGTTCCTGCTGTCGACGCCGGGGGTCGCGGGCCAGCTGTTTGCCGGCACGGTCCCGACCACCAGCACCGCGAAGCTCCAGCGTTATGCCTATCCCTACCAGGTCGAGGTGTACTACCTGCGCCCGTGCTCGGTCATCGCCTCGGGCACAACCTGCAAGGCCACCGATGACAATGGCTTGCCCTTGCCGACACTGATGCGCATGCATCTCAACGCCGATGGCACGTTCGCGTCGGACGCCATCGTCACCGGTATCGAGCAGATCAAGTTCGAGTACGGCGTGCAGGACACGGGTGCGACCGCACCCACCTATAAGGCCGCGTCGTCCGTCGCGGCGACGGAATGGCCGAATGTCACGTCCGTGCGCATTTCAATGGTGGCGGTCAATCCGACGCGAAACCTGGGCATCCCTAACGTGGGCACGTTCACGGCTGCCAGCTGCGTCTACAAGATCAACAACGGCAGCACGGACGTATCCAAGTGCACCAACTTCACGCCTTACGGCGACAAGCCGTGGCAATTCACGCGCGCCCGCCTGCAACAGGTCGCCCAGGTGCGCAATCGAGTGAGAGGCTGACGTCCATGAACCATCTCACCTACGCCACGCTGCGCATGCGCCACCGTCAACGCGGCGTCGCATTGCTGGTCGGCCTGATCTTCCTGGTCATGCTGACACTGGTGTCCATCGTCGTCATGCGCGGCACGATGCTCGAGATGCATCTATCCACCGCGACGGCACGCCATGAGCAGGCCTTCGAGGCATCGGAAACCACGCGTGCGATTCCCGAAGTGGTCATCAACGATCACGTGTTCAATCGCGGCTGGCCCAAGGCGTGGGGCGGCGACGTGCCGGACGGCATGTTCGACCTCAACACGTCCTTCGCCAATCGCACGGCATGGGTTGACCTGCTCAAACCCAACAGCACCGCAAAGACGGGCCTCCAGGACTACTGCGGCGGCACGTCGCTGGCGATCTTCTATCTCCCGCAGTCGTGCTCCAGCCATGACACGACGTACAACTACGCGCCAAGCAAGTGGGACAGCACGGTCGTGATGAGCGTGTGCGAAGGCACTACCACTCAAAGCTGCTCAAGCAGCCAGCAAGTCAACAGCAAGATCGCCATCGTGCGCGACGGCGTGATGCCCAATGCCGGATCGGGCGGTGCCCAGGCCCAGGGCTACTCCAGCCCCGGCATTGGCACGGCGACCGGCGGTGCCTCACTGCTGCTGCAGATCCGCAGCCAGGCCACCGTGCCGGGCAACGGCCAGGCGGCCACGATCGCCCAATACAAGCAAGTCATTACCCACTAAGGCCTCTTCCATGTTGAAGCCGACCCAACTTCTCCGCCTCCTGTCGCTGGGCCTGCCACTGGGCATCATCAGCGCGATCGCCATTTATCTGGCTACCGCCGCGACTGGCACGCCGCCGACCACGCCGACACAGATATCGGACACGGCGACGATGTCGATGTCCAACTACGAAGCCTATCCGTCGGGCATCAACGCATTGGCTGCGCCAAATGTCGCGCCACTGATCATGCTGGTGATGTCCCGCGACGAGCAGCTTTTCAACAAGGCTTATCCCGACTACACCGACCTGGATGGTGACGGCATCGTCGATACCACCTATACGGATTCGTTCGCTTACAACGGCTATTTCGACCCGAACATCTGTTACGCCTATGCGAGCGGCCAGTTCGCTGCGTCCGAGTCGGTGACGACCGGCACGCACAAG belongs to Dyella terrae and includes:
- the panE gene encoding 2-dehydropantoate 2-reductase, producing the protein MRILVVGAGATGGYFGGRLLEAGRDVTFLVRPGRARQIAEHGLQIRSPAGDASFPSPPLVQASQIDGPYDLILLSCKAYHLPQVMEDIAPAVGPQTVILPVLNGMRHLDLLDARFGAERVLGGQCIIAATVDAQGIVRHLNTNHSITFGERDGSRTQRSERIADALSDATFDLRHSANIVQDMWDKWVFLASLAAITCLMRAPVGNIMAAPGGLDATLGMLDNAYAVASANGHAPSEVVMERAKGVLTEQGSSLSASMMRDLEQGSPVEADHVVGDMIARGKDAGDLTMLRLAFAHLKAYEARRAA
- a CDS encoding TonB-dependent receptor translates to MSARPAFITSQASSPKRLLASALGLALLPVAAHATNDVATDKPQEDQVKKLEGVKVEATTITSTSPKFTAPLLDTPRAVTVIPQSVIQQTGSTSLVEALRTVPGITFGAGEGGNPNGDRPFIRGFDSQSSLFIDGVRSSGSQSREVFDIDQIEVTKGPSSAYTGRGSVGGSVNLVTKMPKAQNFVAGSVGVGTDDYRRGTVDWNQSVNDSVAFRINAMAHENDIPGRNGPDFSRWGFAPSVTFGMNSATSVTLSYYHMQSDDEPDSGIPYNNPFAATSPYAYLNGNGEPIKVPRDTYYGWKARDFQKQKNDIGTIRIQHDFGSGWLLRNSTVYARSTNDYIWTQPDDSQGNFLLNGGVWRRNNNRISATTAITNQTDLTGEFQTGSVKHTFATGVEISNEKTNRTSYLVDPATSATDTHNTGSITNGACSSKYGIGAPSGYWCTSVINPNPNDPFYGQIIGGQNPNHISTDTRSVWAFDTAELSEQWLVNLGVRYDNFSTRSTATTTTTGAVAKVSNDSSFWNYQAGVVYKPSKNGSIYLSYGTSSNPPGVDAGDGADGISVSNEDLKPETSKNLELGTKWDVLNNRVSLTAAIFRVEKNNARVATTGVRGGPMANVGKQRVDGIELGISGNITEQWQVFAGYTYLDSELVKVSVASPGDKGNQFPNTPKNSATLWTTYAITPAFTIGGGAYYMDKTFGNTANTKWVPGYTRFDAMASYAINRHFNLQLNVQNLTNKYYFDKAYASHYATVAPGRSAILSANFKF
- a CDS encoding Fe2+-dependent dioxygenase → MLLHISDVLSAEQVQAFRQKLDGAEWADGRVTAGYQSAQAKDNAQLDESHPVAKELGALVTDAVLRHPTFFAGALPRHIYPPLFNRYSGGQQFGFHVDNAIRYDRSQQPAMPIRTDLSCTLFLAGPDEYDGGELIIEDSFGTHAVKLPAGDLILYPASSLHKVEPVTRGARVASFFWIQSLVRDEGQRRILFDLDVAIQGLTQTASTDPDALLQLTGVYHNLLRQWGES
- a CDS encoding tetratricopeptide repeat protein, with the translated sequence MSEPTPAELDTVEINRLLATDPASAARLLEAAARRDRADAQAWLGQMYLDGQGLQKDAQEAVYWFQRAAHADVPMAMNMLGRCYENGWGTTQDFALALVWYRRAAAQDLDWAIYNLAQMHANGRAVDKDRAEAFRLFTQAASMGHARAKHFLGQFYEHGWEVDADPEHAFRLYRESAEGGDYRGMCSWASVLAGAGRVEDAADLIRRAVPLAPTHYLAPLAAQLDQAASAPLRDTARWVREVLAQR
- the pilV gene encoding type IV pilus modification protein PilV, which translates into the protein MRMQSLQRGVSLIEVMVAVIVFSVGVLGIAMLQAKGSQFTKQSGARTVAILQARSLADAMRANPAGVWGVASQDLISGKNGDLSGSYYLYDGTTAPDPTTCNGVASCVAAKSDLLNWLAQLNAGAINAGSNSSVAQDSNTGTLTVKSSWSDLTPGSTSTSTESYQFDFQP
- a CDS encoding PilW family protein translates to MQRRSGLSQRGFSLVELAVAVLLGAIVVGGLINLFISNRKAYQVQSGNNFLQENLRIATDRIGWSVRMADFWGGNRFNTVTTNSGTTVTAKGNCNGAWATLVDATQTGGGGVYGYDGGTAFPIDAPCIDGDANYVKGSDVLVLRYADSTELSPGPADATTPAEASTIKNNAKETFLLSTPGVAGQLFAGTVPTTSTAKLQRYAYPYQVEVYYLRPCSVIASGTTCKATDDNGLPLPTLMRMHLNADGTFASDAIVTGIEQIKFEYGVQDTGATAPTYKAASSVAATEWPNVTSVRISMVAVNPTRNLGIPNVGTFTAASCVYKINNGSTDVSKCTNFTPYGDKPWQFTRARLQQVAQVRNRVRG
- a CDS encoding pilus assembly PilX family protein, which codes for MNHLTYATLRMRHRQRGVALLVGLIFLVMLTLVSIVVMRGTMLEMHLSTATARHEQAFEASETTRAIPEVVINDHVFNRGWPKAWGGDVPDGMFDLNTSFANRTAWVDLLKPNSTAKTGLQDYCGGTSLAIFYLPQSCSSHDTTYNYAPSKWDSTVVMSVCEGTTTQSCSSSQQVNSKIAIVRDGVMPNAGSGGAQAQGYSSPGIGTATGGASLLLQIRSQATVPGNGQAATIAQYKQVITH